AAAAAAGTACTGTAGATAAGATTGTAAAAAACCACCCGCTTAATTTTAATGTTACCCGGGTAACCATATCACCCGATGGAGTTACGTATGTATGCGATATGGATGGGAATATCCACCTGTTTCAGGGTTCACGACTAATTTCGAAAAACTTTGTACACGTTGATGCCCAAGTGGTAAACGACATGCTGATTAAGGGCGAATTCCTATGGGTATCGACATTCGACAACGGGTTGTATTGTTTTAAAAACGATAGCCTGATCTTTCATCATGAGATGAATAAAATCCAAAACCTGGGGCTCGATACTCAAAACAATTTGTGGACAAGTTCAACTACCTACGGTGTTTTTAAAATAAACGACGGCATATTAAAATACCAAACTATAGAGGCCGGAGAGTTTGGCGAGAAAGGAGTAAGAGCAATAGCACCATCGAATAACGATTTTTTATGGCTTACCAATGGAGAATCAATATATATTTTTAAAGACGGAAAACTATTCGATAAAAAAATAGATGTTGGAGAGTATATACTCGACCAAATTACTCAGCTAAGCGATAATACATTGCTGATAAGTGGCATTAATACGCCGTTGTACATTTACAAAAATATCAGAATCGATAAGAAAAGTAATACCATTAAATACGACGATTTTAATAAGTCGAATATTCATGTGAAGAAACCGGTAGTCGATCCTTCCGAATCGAGAGTGAATTTTTATTTAAACGACAACTTATTTTTTCGAGAACTCAAGAACAATTACCCGCAATTTCGGATAAACTATAACGACTGGGGACGAATACGCAATATCTTTCTGAATTACAAAAATGATTTAATTGTAAATGGAAACTCGAACCATGTTATTTCAAGCGGCCAAATTTCTACTGATTCTACTTACAGCGCTTTGGATGGTAAATGGATCGCATCGAACATAACAATCGACTCAGCCACTGAAGTCCTTCAAATTGAAGAGGCCGACAATTCGGAACTTGTTTTAATACATCGCGATTCGACCTACAGCCTAATCGACGATCTCGAAGATCATATCAGCCTGAAAATAAAAGATATGATTTACTACGATAAAACGCTGTTTTTGTATAACCAGCAAACGGTTTATTTTATTTCAAATCCAACAGAAGTTATCCAAGGCAAAACGGCAGTACTTAACCGCCTCAACATCACTTTCAACAACATTAACGACCTGTATTGCCAAAACGAAATTTTATATGTTGCCTCCGATAACGGGCTAACACTTATTCCGGTAAGCGAATGCGTTAATGCCGTTTCTATTCCTACAAAACCTTATTTTTCGAAAGTAGCTGTCGACGAAAAAGAGATAGATTTGGCCGACGGAGAAATCGAATATAAAAGCAAAGACCGCTTAAATATTGAATTTTCGAGTCTTAATTTCTCGTCGTCGCCCTCAAACTATGCCTACATGCTCGATGGCGTAAATAACAATTGGATTACCGGTACCGAAAAACAAGTGGTATACTTTAATCTAAAACCCGGACACTATACATTTAAGCTAAAATCGAGAAAAAATATGGAGCCTTACAGCGAAGTAATCGAACTTCCCATTACTGTAGTCCCTACTTTCTTTCAACGAATAATTACAAGAATCGGGGCACTGCTTATCCTGTTGGCTTTGGGATTTCTACTGGTGAGAAGCTACTACCGCCGGCAACTTCGCGAGCGCGAAAAAGACAACCAACTGGTCACCCTCGAAAACCGGGCTTTACAATCGATGATGAACCCCCATTTTATTTTCAATTCGCTGGGATCTATTCAGAAATTCTTACTACAAAACAAATCGGAAGAAGCAGGTGCTTATCTTTCGCGTTTTGCCAGACTAATCAGGCAAACGATGAATTCCATTAAATCGAACTCCGTTTTGCTGGATGACGAAGTGGAACGTTTGAGAAACTATATCGAACTGGAACAATTCAGAATGGAAAACCATTTTGATTTTAGTGTAATCCTCGATGAGCAGTTAAAACAAGACGATTATTACATTCCGTCGATGATTGTACAACCATTTGTTGAAAACGCCATTTGGCACGGCATTTCACAACTGTCCAACAAAGGAAAAATTACCATCCGTTTTATATATATCAATGAAAAAAGTATCCGGATAGTAATCGAAGACAATGGCATTGGTTTCGAGAGATCAAAAGCATTCTCAAAAACGAAAAGCCACCTTAATATGGCTTCCAACCTCACACAGAAAAGGATTCAACTAATTGGTGAAAAATACAAGGTAAAAACCCAGCTTAAGTACGAAGAGCATTACCCCGGTGAAGCAAATCCAGGAGCAAAAATTACACTTTTGGTGCCAATTGTTGAATAAGCCCAAAACCACTTATTGGCCAGAACCTACCGCTTATTGGCCAGAACCTACCGTTTATAAAATACCTAATTTTATTTCAAATCAATTTTGTAGCATTGTATCACAATTAAGAAATAGTTCTTTTTATTATTTATAAAAGAGAAACAAGAAGAATTTATCTCCTCGCATTCGGTTCCTTGTTTATGCTTGATCAAATTACAAACACCGCGGTTTTAACTACGCAAACGCAAACTGTCCTTCACTGTCCCTGAAAGCAAACTAATAGTTAGATCAAGACTAACAAAACAAGGAATACTAAGCCAGCCCACTACCTCAAGGGTTGGCTTTTTTTCCCATTTCAAACTTTTAGTATAATTATCGATTTCAACCCCTACAGCAATCATATTTAATGTCAAACAATTTGTTTTAATGCTAAATATGGTATTTTTAGAAGTTAAAATTTAAACGGCTCGAAATGCGTGATCAAACATTAGCAAAACTATTTACTACTGCTTTTCATGAAAACTGGGAAGAACTGGCCTTTTCCGATTTTGAAGGAGACAATTTCACTTATAAGGATATAGCGGGAACCATAAAATCGTTGCACCTGTTTTATCAACTTGCCGGCTTGCAACGCGGCGACAAAATTGTAGTTCTTGGGAGAAACTCATCGCAGTGGGCAGCCACTTTTATGTCGGCACTTTCTGCCGGACTGGTAATTGTTCCTATTCTACCCGACTTTAATAAGAGCGATACCAACCACATTATCAACCACTCTGAATCGAAACTGGTTATTGGAGCTACTGCTCTTTTGGAAAAG
This is a stretch of genomic DNA from uncultured Draconibacterium sp.. It encodes these proteins:
- a CDS encoding histidine kinase, with product MKKSLLIPTLILFFTQLVCGQNPFITNYTIADGLPTNKVFCVLHDKNDFMWFGTSAGVVRFDGTSYVRYTTKDGMSYNRIARMKEDIEGRIWCLNIDGSVNFIYKDKVFNEKNAPFLSEIKTDFYYHDLFQDKDSTIYLYNGSGEVSVIKGNRFIDYLPSNLNGAIIFNITRNTNNNLLFWDTNRIVEKSTVDKIVKNHPLNFNVTRVTISPDGVTYVCDMDGNIHLFQGSRLISKNFVHVDAQVVNDMLIKGEFLWVSTFDNGLYCFKNDSLIFHHEMNKIQNLGLDTQNNLWTSSTTYGVFKINDGILKYQTIEAGEFGEKGVRAIAPSNNDFLWLTNGESIYIFKDGKLFDKKIDVGEYILDQITQLSDNTLLISGINTPLYIYKNIRIDKKSNTIKYDDFNKSNIHVKKPVVDPSESRVNFYLNDNLFFRELKNNYPQFRINYNDWGRIRNIFLNYKNDLIVNGNSNHVISSGQISTDSTYSALDGKWIASNITIDSATEVLQIEEADNSELVLIHRDSTYSLIDDLEDHISLKIKDMIYYDKTLFLYNQQTVYFISNPTEVIQGKTAVLNRLNITFNNINDLYCQNEILYVASDNGLTLIPVSECVNAVSIPTKPYFSKVAVDEKEIDLADGEIEYKSKDRLNIEFSSLNFSSSPSNYAYMLDGVNNNWITGTEKQVVYFNLKPGHYTFKLKSRKNMEPYSEVIELPITVVPTFFQRIITRIGALLILLALGFLLVRSYYRRQLREREKDNQLVTLENRALQSMMNPHFIFNSLGSIQKFLLQNKSEEAGAYLSRFARLIRQTMNSIKSNSVLLDDEVERLRNYIELEQFRMENHFDFSVILDEQLKQDDYYIPSMIVQPFVENAIWHGISQLSNKGKITIRFIYINEKSIRIVIEDNGIGFERSKAFSKTKSHLNMASNLTQKRIQLIGEKYKVKTQLKYEEHYPGEANPGAKITLLVPIVE